The sequence ATctaatttggaagcaaatcaactaatgcaattcagctttaggtagacaatgttaacaccagcaataaaaattatggaaagttccttggcctatacttagacaagagactcgacttcagcactcacatacaacacataaccaagaaagttaaaaaaacggttggtatactctctaaaaacaGATAtcatgttccaaactctgctctcttCTCGCTATACTatgcgctaatctatccctattttacatatggtatctgtgtatGGGGGGCTCAacttctgcaaactacctcaagcccatcatcacccagcaaaaatatggtatcagaacaataacaagctctgctttcagacaatactcagccccctgtttaaatccctaaacatgctaaacataacctCACTCCAGACATTCTCTTGTgttaattacatttacaaaaccctgttcttaagtgctaaccctgctctgaaactctccttggacagatgtaatagaaccccatatcgttgttgttgttatagtttcagctactgggaacaaaaagttccaagtagcacgggcaatggtgaacccgtagtggacttaccgggcacaggagcggggctgtaactgaccccataatcaccacaccagaaatatatatctctttgttATCTctggagtcaaacttaatctgtgtgaacactatgcaaataaagagacctagtgtatggaactcactccctaatgaattgaaaagttgtccaacttttgccttattcaaaaacaaaaagtacctaatttcaacttcatagtttcctacataGTGCTTGAAACTTGCACTGCTACCCAATCCCCAATatttatgtacctaagccatacaactttaccattgtaatcattgctgtcatcttatatgtgctatcaatatgctttattgtccctattaatctttgtcaaattatcATTCAAAGCTATCACTACTATTAATCACAGctatcaatgtgctttaatatacctactaatctcttaattttttcttaaaatgtacctgttaacattttataatttttgctagaatttacttacttaatattatctgctagattaaggacctgcccgaaacgctgtgcgtactagtggctttacaagaatgtaaacacaatgctatgtactctcacaagcccaatgtaccttcttgtatataaataaataaataaataaatatataaataaataaatagataaataaataaataaataaataaataaataaataaataaataaataaataaataaataaataaataaataaataaataaataaataaataaataaataaaaattccaTTTATCTGCCCCCTGAAGAAAGTGGACCTCGGTTACGAATTCTACACCGACAAAAACAATGCTATATATTAATCAGGAATAGCCTCTTCAAAATGTTCACGAAATATACCATATTTTTTTTAGCACGAACAAGGAAGAACAAGTGAAAAGGCAACGATTGCCTGTGAGCAACTTTTGGGAGAAAGTCACGGCGACGATTAAGGATAGCCTAGTGGCAGTAAGAAACGAAGCTGAAAAAGTGTACCCCTAGTGGTGATGAGTTGCAGGGCAGTGTCATGGATTCTGCGGTCGGTAGACAGATCTAGGAATACCTCAAAAAGTTGGACTGGATTGAAGCTCTCGAAAAATTAGCTATGGCAAACAGATGGTGTGTAATGGAGAGTGAAGTGGGGGAGTGTAGTGAGAAGTGAAGTGAAGGAGTGAAACGGAGGGGAAAAAGTAAAGAAGAGGATGGCGTATCACAGATGGAAGAGTCTTAGGAAAAATGAACTATCCACGAATGATGGCAGTGTTCAACCTCGTGTGGTGGAAAATGTTGACAGGTAAGCTCAGGAAAAATGGTTTACAAAAATGAAATTGGAAGACATAGTTAATTTAAGAATAGAATTGCCGTTGATGGTAGTAGGAGGGTGTACAAGTGCTGAGCAAGAAGAAATTACAAAATGTTGGGAGTCTCTGACTAAGGAGATATTGCTTTTCAATGACTTAAAATGTCGGGAGGGTGTGGACAAGGTGAAGTCGATTATCAATGAATTGGGAAACTGCAGCAAAGTTCAGAGTCTGGGAACATAGAGGGAAAAATTACTGCATCTAGTTTGTATCCCTTCCATGTTGGTGTTAATTGTTAATCATGCTTTGTAACATTAGAACTTAAGGATCTTATTATGCTTTCACATGCATTATTCATTTGTTCCCACTTTGAAATGAAAGGGTTGATTCATTAGCTCCCTCGCTTTCATAAGTCTAATCGCCGAAgcttcatttatctctgaaattctatccccaatactccgtAAATTCAATCATACTATCATTATCTCAGTAATAGTATTTCTTGGGGTATGAGAATACTCTTGGGATTATTCTCATGGCTTTATTTTGCATCTTCTCCAACTTGTTTAGTCTGCCTTTACCATAGCAAGATATGACAAGGGCAGtagaatcaataagagatctcacaATTAGCCATGTGATTACCATTGGAATGTGAAATAtagaatataattaataattgtgtactgtATGGGTTTATGAGCCCCTTGAGGAACCTTATATAGACGAGTGTATAAATAGCCTAAtttaggggtagaaatagcctaagctactctatccctttgagatgtacttCTTTCTTATctaaataaacatacttgaacttgaactaaatagcctaagctactctatccttttgaaatGTACTTCctttctcaataaacgtacttgaacttgaaacaCCCACGGCCACCACACTTTCAACAGTCGCTGCCCAGCACCCACGGCCACCACACCTTCAACAGTCGCTGCCCAGCACCCACGGCCACCACACCTTCAACAGTCGCTGCCCAGCATCCGCGGCCACCACACCTTCAACAGTCGCTACCCAGCACCCGCGGCCACCATATCTTCAACAGTCGCTGACCAGCACCCGCGGCCACAACATGTATCAACAGTCGCCACCCAGCAATCGCGTCAGCAACCGCGTTAACAGTCGCTACTCAGCACCTGCCACCACACGATTCAACAGTCGCTACTcagcacccgccaccaccacacgctTCTACAGTCACTACTcagaatccaccaccaccaccacacacttcaacAGCCGCTGCTcttcacccgccaccaccacacgctTCAACAGTCGCTACTCAgaatccgccaccaccacaagcttCAACAGTCGCTGCTCAGCATCCGCCAACACCACGATCTCTAGGTGAGTGGTTCAAGATTATTTGTTTTAAAGTGTGACGCTGCATAGACTGATGGTCTCCAGTTACAGGTAAATACTATTTCGAGAGCTGTACTCCCCAGGTCATGGCCGGGGCTGTCACCAGGggccagctgttgttgttgttgtttcagatttagctactcagaacgaagtgtccatgtagcacgggctatagtgagcccgtaattgagtccggttattcgcgataaccttgtttctgtgatatttgggcctaagtttaaaatggaggaggggattcctACTTTTTCCCcgtttatttatcgcttctgttttagtgcactggttttagtcttgctttattaacattatcttggaggcggatgaaaatgcagaatgctcactaatgagtcccattcctcaagggcttttctaatcattgtagtcgcggtggaatgtgcatctaatgcagctgctgtcgttggattaatgttgagtttgatgcgcaaggcttcagtagcttcacattccagtaagtagtgcaaaagTGGCGCCTTTGCTTATGTTTCACAGATGCGACACTCATTAACtagtgggttcattacctcccaacagcacttgtaaccaagtctgagtctgtgtatggctactgcaatgtctctggatatctttttgccaggcttgaaagaagagtaaccagtggcttctcGTAccgtatcgcagtggatctttcttccgctactttggatctgtgacgacttttgatagttgagaatatttttttCTTGATTATCTCCTTAATCTGTCAGAAACtttgaggtatttgaacctgtacaacaggcaaGGGCCAGCACTCAACATACATTATATCCTGATGTGTCCTGACTTAGTAACACTTCCCCCTCCCTGCACAACACTAGACATTAAGAACCCTTAGTACCGACTACTTTACACGAGTGCAAATCTACGCTTTAATTACTACACTTGACCAGTGTTACATCTTTACAACGCTCCAGAACACACTGATACCAAACTGACAAGGGCGCCGTAATGCCTTGCTAAGCTAGACTGACTTTGAGACGTCTTAGCTATATTAGACTGATACTATATATTCCCGTGCCATGCCAGATTGACAATGATGACATTGGCGAGCTATCGTGCTATACTGATTCTATCGCCCTTGCTATTCTAAACTGAAAAAAATGTGATAAACTACCACTACAGACCTGCTATGCTAAAGAGACATTGAAACACTTTAATGTCCATGATTGACTGTGAAAAACTTGTGCTAGgctatctgtactcacctagttgtgcttatgggggttgagctctggctctttggtcccgcctctcaactgtcaatctgtggagcacttgctgtgtgccaggctgtctgtggaacacttgctgtgtgccaggctgtctgtggagcacttgctgagtgccaggctgtctgtggagcacttgctgtgtgccAGGTGTCTGTGGAGCATTTTCTGTGtgacaggctgtctgtggagaacttgctgtgtgccaggctgtctgtggagcacttgctgtgtgccaggttgtctgtggagcacttgcagtgtgtcaggctgtctgtggagcacatgctgtgtgccaggctgtttGTGGAGCACTTACTGTGTGCCTGGCtatctgtggagcacttgctgtgtgccaggttgtctgtggagcacttgctgtgtgacaggctgtctgtggagcacttgctgtgtgccaggctgtctgtggagcacttaatGAGTGCCAGGCTGACTGTGGTGCacttgctgtgtgccaggctgtctgtggagcacttgctgtgtgccaggctgtctgtggagcacttgctgtgccaggctgtctgtggagcacttgctgtgccaggctgtttgtggagcacttgctgtgtgccaggctgtctgtggagcacttgctgtgtgccaggctgtctgtggagcacttgctgtgccaggctgtctgtggagcccTTGATGGGTGCCAGgcagtctgtggagcacttgctgtgtgccaggctgtctgtggagcacttgctgtgagccaggctgtctgtggagcacttgttgTGTgcacaggctgtctgtggagcacttgctgtgtgccaggctgtctgtggagcacttgttgtgtgccaggctgtctgtggagcacttgattgccatgctgtctgtggagcacttgctgtgtacCAGGCTTTCTTTGGAGCACTTGTTatgtgccaggctgtctgtggagcactttctGTGTactaggctgtctgtggagcacttgttgTTTGCACAggttgtctgtggagcacttgctgtgtaccaggctgtctgtggagcatttgctgtgtgccaggctgtctgtggagcacttgttgtgtgccaggctgtctgtggagcacttgctgtgtaccaggctgtctgtggagcacttgctgtgtaccaggctgtctgtggagcacttgctgtgtaccaggctgtctgtggagcacttgctgtgtaccaggctgtctgtggagcactttctGTGTactaggctgtctgtggagcacttgctgtgtgccaggctgtctgtggagcacttgctgtgccaggctgtctgtggagcacttgctatGCCagcctgtctgtggagcacttgatgggtgccaggctgtctgtggagcacttgctgtgtgtcaggctgtctgtggagcacttgctgtgaaccaggctgtctgtggagcacttgtgtaccaggctgtctgtggagcacttgctgtgtacCAGGCTATCTGTGGAATACTTGTTGTGTGCCAGGCTGTCTTTGGAGCACTTTCTGTGTactaggctgtctgtggagcacttgtttTGTgcacaggctgtctgtggagcacttgctgtgtaccaggctgtctgtggagcaattgctgtgtaccaggctgtctgtggagcacttgctgtgtacccggctgtctgtggagcacttgttgTGTGCCAGGCTCTCTGTAGAGAATTTGCTGTGTGCCTGGCTATCTGTGGAGTGCTTGCTGTatgccaggctgagtgcctgctgtgtgccaggctgagtgtTTGATAAGTGCCAGGCTGAGTGCTTGATTTGTGCCAGGCTGAGTGACTGCTGTATGCcgggctgagtgcctgctgtgtgccaggctgagtgcctgctgtgtgccaggctgagtgcctgatgtgtgccaggctgagtgcctgctgtgtgccaggttgagtgcctgctgtgttccaggctgagtgcctgctgtgtgccaggctgagtgcctgttgtgtgccaggctgagtgccagctatgtgccaggctgagtgcctgctgtgtgccaggctgagtgcctgctgtgtgccaggatgagtgcctgctgtgtgccaggctgagtgcctgctgtgtgccaggctgagtgcctgctgtgtgtcaggctgagtgcctgctgtgtgccaggctgagtgcttgatgtgtgccaggctgagtgcttgatgtgtgccaggctgagtgcctgctgtgtgccaggctgagtgcctgttgtgtgccaggctgagtgcctgctgtgtgccaggctgagtgcctgctgtgtgccaggctgagtgcctgctgtgtgccaggctgagtgcctgctgtgtgccaggctgagtgccaggttgagtgcctgctgtgtgccaggctgagtgccaggttgagtgcctgctgtgtgccaggctgagtgcctgctgtgtgccaggctgagtgcctgctgtgtgccaggctgagtgcctgctgtgtgccaggctgagtgcctgctgtgtgccaggctgagtgcctgctgtgtgccaggctgagtgcctgctgtgtgccaggctgagtgcctgctgtgtgccaggctgagtgcctgctgtgtgccaggctgagtgccaggctgagtgcctgctgtgtgccaggctgagtgcctgctgtgtacCAGGTTGAGTGCCTGCggtgtgccaggctgagtgcctgctgtgtgccaggctgagtgcctgcgGTGTGCCAGGATGttgtgccaggctgtctgtggagcacttgctctgtatcaggctgtctgtggagcacttgcagtgtgccaggctgtctgtggagcacatgctgtgtgccaggctgtttGCGGAGCACTTGCTGTATGCCTCGTTGTCTGTTGAGCACTTGCTGtatgccaggctgtctgtggagcacttggtgtgtgccaggctgtctgtggagaacTTGCTGAGTGCCAGGCTTCTGTGGAGCACTTGATGGgagccaggctgtctgtggagcacttgatgggtgccaggctgtctgtggagcacttgctgtgtgccaggctgtctgtggagcacttgctgtgtgccaggctgtctgtggagcacttgctgtgccaggctgtctgtggagcacttgctgtgccaggctgtctgtggagcacttgatgggtgccaggctgtgtgtggagcacttgctgtgtgccaggctgtctgtggagcacttgctgtgaaCCAGTCtatctgtggagcacttgctgtgccaggctgtctggGGAGCACTTGATgggtgccaggctgtctgtggagcacttactGTGAACcaagctgtctgtggagcacttgttgTGTGCACAGgcggtctgtggagcacttgctgtgtgccaggctgtctgtggagcacttgttgtgtgccaggctgtctgtggagcacttgtgtaccaggctgtctgtggagtacttgctgtgtaccaggctgtctgtggagaacTTGTTGTGTTCCAGGCCGTCTGTGGAGCACTTTCTATGTactaggctgtctgtggagcacttgttgTGTgcacaggctgtctgtggagcacttgctgtgtaccaggctgtctgtggagcaattgctgtgtgccaggctgtctgtggagcacttgttgtgtgccaggctgtctgtggagcacttgctgtgtaccaggctgtctgtggagcacttgttgtgtgtcaggctgtctgtggagaatttgctgtgtgccaggctatCTGTGGAGTGCCTGCTGTATGCCAGGCTGATCAGTtcctgctgtgtgccaggctgagtgcctgatgtgtgccaggctgagtgcctgatgtgtgccaggctgagtgcctgatgtgtgccaggctgagtgcctgatgtgtgccaggctgagtgccagGCTGAGTGGCTGCTGTgtgcctgctgtgtgccaggctgagtgcctgttgtgtgccaggctgagtgcctgctgtgtgccaggctgagtgcctgctgtgtgccaggctgagtgcctgctgtgttccaggctgagtgcctgctgtgtgccaggctgagtgcctgctgtgtgccaggctgagtacctgctgtgtgccaggctgagtgcctgctgtgtgccaggctgagtgcctgctgtgtgccaggctgagtgcctgctgtgtgccaggctgagtgcctgctgtgtgccaggctgagtgcctgctgtgtgccaggctgagtgcctgctgtgtaccaggctgagtgcctgctgtgtggcaggctgagtgcctgctgagTGCCAGGCTGAGCGCCTGGTTGCGTGCCAGGCTGAGCACCTGGCTCTGTACTcagagttgtactcacctagttgagcttggggggaggggggtaagctctggctctttggtcccgcctctcaactgtcaatcaactggtgtacagattcctgagcctactgggctgtatcatatctacatttgaaacgtgtatggagtttgcctccaccacatcagtgcttaatacattccatctgttatcagctcttgacactgaaaaagtccttGTGGCTcaatttgggaactcagttttcacctgtggcattttgttcgcgtaccaccagtgttaaatagttaatttttatATACCCTGTCTatacctctgagaattttgtaggtagtgatcatgtctccccgagctctcctctctttcagtgacgtgaggtgcatttcacgcagccttttctcgtaactcatgcctcttagttctggaactaacctagtggcatTTCTTTGAACTTTTCCAACTTCATCctttgcttgacaaggtacgggctccatgcaaggggccgcataatccaggattggtgCCACATATGGCCATTGGCAggccatatgtggtatacaaggttctgaaggattccttacacaggttcctgaaggcagtcctGGTGTTAGCCAGTCTTTGatacgctgctgatgttattcttttgatgtgggcttcaggtttggtgtgatatcaactagatttttctctttgtccgtttaatgaaggacttcatctcccattcagtatcctgtttccactgcctaagtTTCATTATCTTATatatactcgggttgaactttagtatctatttgctggtccattcattcagtttgtctaggtcatcttatagcctcatattgtcttcctccatcttaatcctcctcataatatttgcatcatcagcaaacaatgagaggaacgattctgtaCCCCTGGTAGatgatttacatatatcagaaacagtaaaggtccaaggactgatccctgtgggactccactggtgatgctTCGCCAATCTGAGATGTCGCCTTTCACATtgacttgctgtcttctgttgcttaggtactcccttatacaACAGAGTACCtatcctttcactcctgcctacaTCTCCAGCAGGTGCACTagccttatgtggtactgtgtcaaaggctttctgacaatccaaaaaaatgaaGTCTGTCCCCCACCTCCTCTCTTCCCtgcatgatttttgttgcctggccaTAGAATTCCGTTAAtcttgtgaggcaggacttgccatccatgAACCCATGCCAATTTTGCGttaaaaaagttctttcgctccagatgttccactagttttttttcgcacaatcttctccatcaacttgcatggtatgcgcgTTAAGGTGTTAGTGCAGGCCATGGGTGTTAGTGCAGGGGGGTGGCATGCCATGGGTGTTaatacaggggggagggggtagcagGCTATAGGTGTTAGTATAGGGGGGTGGCAGGTCATGGGCATTAGTGCAGGGTGTGGCAGGCCATGAGTGTTAATACAGGGTGGTGGCAGGCCATGGGTGTTAGTGCAGGGGAGGTGGCAGGCCATAGGTGTTAGTATAGGGGGGTGGCAGGTCATGGGCATTAGTGCAGGGTGTGGCAGACCATGGGTGTTAGTGCACGGGGGGTGTGCAAGGGAGGGGGTGGCAGGCCATGGGTTTTAGTGCACAGGGGTGGCAGGCAATAGGTgttagtgcagggggggggggtggcaggccATGGATGTTAGTGCAGGGTGTGGCAGGCCATGGGTGTTAGTacagtgggaggggtggggtggaAGGCCATGGGTGTTAGTGTAGGGGGGGGGTGGCAGGCAATGGGTGTTAGTGTAGAGGGGGTGGCAAGCTATGGGTGTAAGTGCACAAAGGGTGGCAGGCCATGGGTGTTAGTGCAGAGTGTGACATGCCATCAGTGTTAGTCCaaagcgggggggggggtaacaggcCATTGGTGTAAGTGCAGGGTGTGGCAGGCCATGGGTGTTAGTGCAGGAGGGGTTGCAGGCCATTGTTGTCAGTGCAGAGGGGAGGGGTGGCAGACAATGGGTGTTAGCGCAGGGTGTTACATGCCAttggcgttagtgcagggtgtgtttactagttgtgtttaatagttgtgttttgcgggggttgagctttgctctttcggcccgcctctcaactgtcaatcaactgtttactaactaccacacacacacaccccaggaagcagcccgtgacagctgactaactcccaggtacctatttactgctaggtaacaggggcacttagggtgaaagaaactttgcccatttgtttctgcctcgtgcgggaatcgaaccagcgccacagaattacgagtcctgcacgctatccaccaggctacgaggagtGGCAGCCCATGGGTGTTAGTGCAGGGTGTGGCAGGCCATGGGTGTTAGTGCAGGGTGTAGTAGGCCATGGGTGTTAGTGCAGGGTGTGGCAGGCTATTGGTGTTAGTGCAGGAGGGGTGGCAGGTCATGTGTTTCAGTGCACGGGGGTGGCAGGCCATGGGTGTTAGTGCAGGGGGGGGTGGTAGGCCATGGGTGTTAATGCAGGGTGTGGCAGGCCATGGGTGTTAATGCAGGGTGTGGCAGGCCATGGGTGTTAGTGCAGGGTGTGGCAGGCCATGGGTgttagtgaagggggggggggtggctggccATGGTTGTTAGTGTAGTGGGGTGGCAGGCCATGGGTGT is a genomic window of Procambarus clarkii isolate CNS0578487 chromosome 8, FALCON_Pclarkii_2.0, whole genome shotgun sequence containing:
- the LOC138361839 gene encoding uncharacterized protein; this encodes MYQQSPPSNRVSNRVNSRYSAPATTRFNSRYSAPATTTRFYSHYSESTTTTTHFNSRCSSPATTTRFNSRYSESATTTSFNSRCSASANTTISRMSTTSQKYHNFVSEPMGGKRVTEVPGVGQATGRRLSNYGCTQATNLLGEYLIRQGRQRSFVDFMEDIASAQPQHAIVTYNALKEWSDNNLM